CCGCCGCGGTTGCTGGTGATCCATCCTTTGGCGACAAAATCGTAGGAATAATTAGCCGATTTGGGGCGGTCGGTTTTGAAGTCGGAAACGGCCTTGCCGCCGGCGTCGAGCGCGAGTTTTCCGTCGATTCGCACCGCTATGATATCATCGCCCACACCGACAAAACGGTAGGCTCCGGTGACGGGCGGGCTGACCTTGCCCCGGTAGTGGGCGAGCCAGGCTTTAGGTTGGACTTCCTTTTCCACTCCGTAGGCCTTCGGTGCTTCGTTGGCGGACATGACCGGGACGAAAATCTGCGTGGCGTAGAGCGCGGTGGGCGCCTGGTAGAACTTGTAAAGCGAGCTGCTCGACCATCCCGATTTGATAAAGGACGTGACTTCCTTGGCGGCGAGAACGCCCGGCCCGACCTTTTCGACGTCGGGGTTGGGCTTTCCCGTGCGGAATTGTTTCAGATCGTAAAGGCGTCCGACCAGTGTGCCGCCGGTCTGGGCCTCCTTGAAGCCGAACAAGGGCATGATCGGAGACTTGAGGTTGCCGAGACCGGCGCCCGCGCCGGCTCCGCTGCCGGAGCCGCCCAAACCACCGGCGGACGAAGGACCGCCGGGACCGCCGGTGCTCATGGGCGGAAGGTCGGGCAGCGTGACGGACGAGGCGGCGGATTCCACGACGAGACGTTTGTTCAACGTATCCAGTTTGGGCTGGGTGTTGGACATCTTCACCGAACGCATGGTGTCGGCGGGGCCGGACGGATTTCCACCGCCTTGGAAGTTGGCCTTGCGCGCCGGCTGCACGGAACTGACGACCCAGATGGTGGCGCCTCCGAGGATGAACACATGGACGATGATGCTGATCATCATCGAACCCGCGCCGGCCCTTTTGAGGTAGCGCATGAAGGTCGTTTTGAAATTACTCATGGGGCGTTGCTTTAAACTCAGAAGCCGTCGTCGACGGTGAAGGTGACGTTGTCCACGGAGGCGGCGGCGAGGGCGTTGAGCACATCGATCGTGCGGTAGTAAGGCGCCTTCGCATCACTCGAGATGGTGATCAATAACTTGGTCTTGGCGTTGTCGGCGTTTTCCTTGAGGCGTTTGAGCGTGTTGGAAAGGTTGGGCAGCGCGGCGTCGCCGGGGGTGTCGAACGGGGCGTCGTTGAGGAGAACCTGGCCGTTGGCCTCGATGCCGATGGTCTGTTCATCGGGGAGATCGACGGAGGTGGCGGAGGCGATGCCGCCGGGGAGTTTGGTGTTGAGCTCCGCCTCGATCTTGATGGCGGCGGTGAGCGACATGAAGAAAACGAGCACGACGAACACCACGTCGATCATGGGGGCGATTTGGAAGCCCAGGTCAGGGCTGGCTTCGGTGGAACGTCTCTTGCGATGGCTCATGGGTCAGCGAGGGGCGGCGGCGAAGGTGATATCGGCGATGCCGGCGGAGGCTGCGGCCGACATTGCGATGGAGATCTGCTCGGCCGGAACAAGACGGTCGCCACGAATGACGAGACGGTAGTTCGACGAATGCTTTTTGCGTTCGGTGAGAATGGGCACGACGGTATCGAGCCGCTCGTAACCGACATCCTCGAAGACAAACGTGGTGAGCTGTTTGGCGGCGTCCCAGCGCACGTTGATGATCGACTGGTCGCGGGCGCTTTCCTGTTTCGAGGCGTTGGGCGCGACGGGCAGGCTGATGGATTTGTCCACGCGGGCGACCTGCGAGGTGATGGAACTCATGAAAAAGATGAGCAGCACGAGCAGCACATCGATCATCGGCGCTATTTGGAATTCCGGCTCTTCGCCGTCTCCTGATCCTCCTCCGGCCATGGTGGTGGGGCGGGTTGAGGGTTATGAGTTGGCCGGACGCAAAGCGGCCTGTTTGCGCGGGGGCGCGGGGACAAACGCATCGTTTTCCAAGCGCAGGCCCTGAAGGTGTTCGTAAGGCAGGTGGTGGAAGATGGCGTTGATCTCGACTTGCAGATGGCGGAAGCCCGCGGAGATGCGATTACGCATGACGTAGTAGAACGCGAAGGCGGGGATCGCGACCACGAGGCCGCCGCCGGTGCACACGAGCACGTGGCCGATGGCCTCGGAGAGTTTGGACGGATCGCCCACGCCGGAGGAGCCCAGCGTGTCGAAGGCTTGGATCATGCCGAAGACGGTGCCGGTGAGGCCGACCATCGGCGTGATGACACCGATGACGGAGAGGTAGCTGATGCGGGAGTTGAAGACGCCGCGGACGCGTTCGGTTTCCTCGAAGATGGCGTCGTCGGTGGCGTCTTTGCCGAGACCGACCTTGGTAAACGCGGCGGCGGCGACGTTGCCCAGTGCGGTGTCGCTGGCGATGGCCACGCCGGCGGCGGATTCATAGTCGCCGTCGATGAGGTGCTGGCGGACGGCGGCGAGGACCGGAGGTGGCACGAGCTTGGCTTTGGCGGTGCGGATCACGCCGTCGATAATGAGCCACACCATGAAGACCGAAGAGAGAAACAGGATCAGCATGAACGTCGGACCGGCCAGCATGATCTTGTCGAAAAGGGTCTTGGACTCGGCGAGAGCAACGGTGCCGGCGGGTGCGGCCTCCTGGGCGAACGCAATCGAGGCGAAGCAGCACGCAAGGGTGGAAAGACCGATAAGGCGAAGGGAGCGGAGTGATTTCATGGAGTTATAAAGCGGGTAAAATTAGCGGTTGGCCTCGACGTTTTCAGGTGAGTTCGGAAAACGCGTTTTCAAGGTGGAAAGGGTTTCGGCGGCACGCACGGTGTCGCCAAGTTTTTGATACGCGCGGGAAGCGCCGAGCAGCGCGGCGGGCATGAGCGCGGTGGAGGACGGGGAGAAAACGGGCACCCGCAAATAAGACAGAAGAGCGTCCTCGGTCCGTCCGGATTTTTCGGCGATGAGGCCCTTCATGATCGAGAGTGCGGCGCGGCTGTCCTCGTCGTTTGCGGTGCTTTGCCGGGCGGCGATCCGCGCGTTGGCTTCGTCGGTTTTGCCGGTGTTGACCAGTTGGGTGACGATGGCGAGTTCGCCGCGGAAAAGATCACCAGCAGGCGCTTTGGCTCGACGCATGCGGTCGAGAACGGCGTCGGCATCGGCCTCTTTCCCGAGGCGGGCGAGTGCAATGGCTTTGATCACGGCGCCTTGGTTCCACCATGAACCGGGGACTTCGCGCAGCGGTTCTTGTTCGCGGAGGAGGGGCTCGATTTTTCCGAGGGCGACGGCGGGTTTTCCGGCTTCGAGATCGGCGGCGGCGGCGGCGATACCGGCGGGGGCGGGCCAGTCGATATGATCGAGCGTGGCGATCGGCAGCGTGGTTTCAGCCGAGCCGGCCCCCTCGATTTTGATGGAGACGAGAATGTTGGTCCCCTTGATGCGGGCATCGGAAAGAGGCACCTTGCGGCCGTCCGTGAAATAGAAGGTCTGTGCGTGCGAGAGAGGTGTCCACGCGGTCTCCAGCAAAACGAAGGTGAAGAGAAGGAGGCTTAGGCGCTTCATGAGGAGGAGGGATCGAGGGCCTTGAGACGGGTGCGGGCGACGGCGGTCTGCGGCTGGTCGGCCAGGCGTTCGTTACGGAGCATCTCGTGATAGGTTTTGGCGGCCTCCGGTTTTTTGCCTAGGCTTTCGAAAGCTTGTCCGCTGGCCAGGTAGGACTTGGCAACCCATTCGGGGTAGCGCACGTGACTGACGAAAACGCGTTGATAAAAGATGATGCCCTTGGGGAGATCGCCCTGTTTCACGGCGATTTCGCCGAGGTAAAAAAGGCTGAGTGCGGTGGCCTCTCCGCGCCATTCCTTCGCGCCGGCGATCAACTCGAAAAGCTTGGTGGCTTCGGCGAAGTTGCCCAAGGCAAACTGGCTGCGCGCCTGGCCGACGGTGGCTTCACGCTGGCGATGGGGAGCGCCGGTTTTCTTGATGGCGTCGGTGTAATGCGCGAGCGCGGCTTGCGCATCGTTTTTGGTCAGTGCGAGATCGCCCTGTCCCACGTAGGCGAAGTCGCGGTAATCGGAGTTGGGGAAACGCTCCAGCAGCGCATTGAAGAACAACTCTGCGCGTTCCGTATTGCCGGACTTGAAGAGCGCTTCGCCGGAGACGGCTAGAAGCGGTGCGCTCAATGACTCGGGCGGGGTC
This window of the Rariglobus hedericola genome carries:
- a CDS encoding PA14 domain-containing protein → MRYLKRAGAGSMMISIIVHVFILGGATIWVVSSVQPARKANFQGGGNPSGPADTMRSVKMSNTQPKLDTLNKRLVVESAASSVTLPDLPPMSTGGPGGPSSAGGLGGSGSGAGAGAGLGNLKSPIMPLFGFKEAQTGGTLVGRLYDLKQFRTGKPNPDVEKVGPGVLAAKEVTSFIKSGWSSSSLYKFYQAPTALYATQIFVPVMSANEAPKAYGVEKEVQPKAWLAHYRGKVSPPVTGAYRFVGVGDDIIAVRIDGKLALDAGGKAVSDFKTDRPKSANYSYDFVAKGWITSNRGGVVVGNRLELRAGLYYDIDIVLAEGPGGLFSAMLLFEQEGVTYEKDSLGNPLLPIFRIADSKTASSRSALPFMPDGPIWRAIAPPQTTNR
- a CDS encoding biopolymer transporter ExbD, yielding MSHRKRRSTEASPDLGFQIAPMIDVVFVVLVFFMSLTAAIKIEAELNTKLPGGIASATSVDLPDEQTIGIEANGQVLLNDAPFDTPGDAALPNLSNTLKRLKENADNAKTKLLITISSDAKAPYYRTIDVLNALAAASVDNVTFTVDDGF
- a CDS encoding ExbD/TolR family protein, with protein sequence MAGGGSGDGEEPEFQIAPMIDVLLVLLIFFMSSITSQVARVDKSISLPVAPNASKQESARDQSIINVRWDAAKQLTTFVFEDVGYERLDTVVPILTERKKHSSNYRLVIRGDRLVPAEQISIAMSAAASAGIADITFAAAPR
- a CDS encoding MotA/TolQ/ExbB proton channel family protein is translated as MKSLRSLRLIGLSTLACCFASIAFAQEAAPAGTVALAESKTLFDKIMLAGPTFMLILFLSSVFMVWLIIDGVIRTAKAKLVPPPVLAAVRQHLIDGDYESAAGVAIASDTALGNVAAAAFTKVGLGKDATDDAIFEETERVRGVFNSRISYLSVIGVITPMVGLTGTVFGMIQAFDTLGSSGVGDPSKLSEAIGHVLVCTGGGLVVAIPAFAFYYVMRNRISAGFRHLQVEINAIFHHLPYEHLQGLRLENDAFVPAPPRKQAALRPANS
- a CDS encoding tetratricopeptide repeat protein translates to MKRLSLLLFTFVLLETAWTPLSHAQTFYFTDGRKVPLSDARIKGTNILVSIKIEGAGSAETTLPIATLDHIDWPAPAGIAAAAADLEAGKPAVALGKIEPLLREQEPLREVPGSWWNQGAVIKAIALARLGKEADADAVLDRMRRAKAPAGDLFRGELAIVTQLVNTGKTDEANARIAARQSTANDEDSRAALSIMKGLIAEKSGRTEDALLSYLRVPVFSPSSTALMPAALLGASRAYQKLGDTVRAAETLSTLKTRFPNSPENVEANR